One genomic segment of Paenibacillus durus includes these proteins:
- a CDS encoding YpuI family protein codes for MSANIQNLCETTREKLKYAIEKMEAFLNHYALPQLAPEQDEEATHFYQGFLSDLRHLLVFSEMSYEKLGIALRRATFNEEFAQKSLYNVYHFGVNNFFYPKNESYSEDGRYAYTGQDAIRFRKKPVRPVRDIILDITKVYEELRDDLTYYENDYLTERRMQNQL; via the coding sequence ATGTCAGCCAATATTCAGAATTTGTGCGAAACGACGAGAGAAAAGCTTAAATATGCCATTGAGAAAATGGAGGCATTCCTGAATCACTATGCGCTGCCGCAGCTTGCGCCCGAACAGGACGAAGAAGCGACGCATTTTTATCAAGGTTTTCTGTCTGACCTCCGTCACTTGCTGGTATTCTCCGAGATGTCGTACGAGAAGCTGGGAATTGCGCTCCGCCGTGCCACATTTAATGAAGAGTTTGCGCAAAAGTCGCTTTATAATGTTTACCACTTTGGCGTCAACAACTTTTTTTATCCGAAAAATGAAAGCTACTCGGAAGATGGCCGTTACGCCTACACGGGGCAGGATGCCATCCGCTTCCGCAAAAAGCCTGTTCGTCCTGTCCGCGATATCATTCTGGACATTACCAAGGTATATGAGGAACTGCGCGATGATCTAACCTATTACGAGAACGATTATTTGACTGAGCGCCGTATGCAAAATCAATTGTAA